A genomic window from Luteolibacter sp. LG18 includes:
- a CDS encoding COX15/CtaA family protein: MPLARFQKVAVAALCSLVLLIVAGAVVRVSGAGMGCPDWPTCWGCLVPPTKVEDVDFSKLKIEKFKDKAAREGRDPATITPATLRAEFNPRLAWTEYLNRLCTTPLSVFTLATFILSFWQREKRPLVFWAAFGSLVLIGVNAWMGARIVYSGLKPGIITTHLALAMAMFGLLAYCAWRGTDQPWRVAIAPAALGKLRWALLLLLAVVVGEGIMGAQIREITDEMAKAHHAAPKEEWIGELEHAWIYLIHRSFSWVVLVVTLWVFTLAKRHGDPGRVGRAVLGIVLAQMVLGVIMSQVHLYAWVQVVHVVLAAVLLVFIWLWLFGAWSKRVEEPPAES, encoded by the coding sequence TTTCAAAAAGTGGCCGTCGCGGCGCTGTGTTCCCTGGTGCTGCTGATTGTCGCGGGAGCGGTGGTTCGGGTCAGCGGGGCGGGAATGGGCTGCCCGGATTGGCCGACGTGCTGGGGCTGCCTGGTGCCGCCGACCAAGGTCGAGGACGTCGATTTTTCGAAGCTCAAGATCGAGAAGTTCAAGGACAAGGCGGCGCGGGAGGGGCGCGATCCGGCCACCATTACGCCGGCAACGCTGCGGGCGGAGTTCAATCCGCGTCTGGCCTGGACGGAGTATCTCAACCGGCTGTGCACCACGCCGCTGTCGGTGTTCACGCTGGCGACGTTCATCCTGTCGTTCTGGCAACGGGAGAAGCGCCCGCTGGTTTTTTGGGCGGCCTTCGGCAGCCTGGTGCTCATCGGCGTGAACGCGTGGATGGGTGCGCGGATTGTTTACAGCGGCTTGAAGCCCGGGATCATCACGACGCATCTGGCGCTGGCGATGGCGATGTTTGGACTGCTGGCGTATTGCGCGTGGCGTGGCACGGACCAACCGTGGCGGGTCGCCATCGCACCTGCGGCCCTGGGGAAACTCCGTTGGGCGCTGCTGCTGCTGCTGGCGGTGGTGGTGGGGGAGGGGATCATGGGCGCGCAGATCCGCGAGATCACGGATGAGATGGCGAAGGCCCATCACGCGGCGCCGAAGGAGGAGTGGATCGGGGAGCTGGAACACGCGTGGATTTACCTGATCCACCGCAGTTTCTCGTGGGTGGTGCTGGTGGTGACGCTGTGGGTGTTCACGCTGGCGAAACGCCACGGTGATCCGGGTCGCGTGGGGCGTGCGGTGCTTGGCATTGTGCTCGCCCAGATGGTGCTGGGCGTCATCATGTCGCAGGTCCATCTCTATGCATGGGTGCAGGTGGTACACGTCGTGTTGGCTGCGGTGCTGCTTGTCTTTATTTGGCTCTGGCTCTTTGGTGCGTGGAGCAAGCGGGTGGAAGAACCACCTGCCGAGAGCTGA
- a CDS encoding autotransporter-associated beta strand repeat-containing protein → MRPQISSRPFPVRIFLSAIAFAGISTQHAGAAAQTWVGDTSTDWNDPLNWTTDAFPSAGNAVINTNTGNIATITADSAFTPVDIVLGSVTGTNGRVDHRAGTLTTGLGNWMYLGNAGTATGTYNLADTSTTGAGITGFGTGSGSLTIGGTSTTSGRLLLGNGGTTNGVFNMNTTGTLTTKDTTIGMLIGTNGGDGTFNLENGTVNTGIVWLGDNNVGSDGLIRVSGGTFNGTNLYAGRNGGNGTFTITGGSASFTGTQYWVGYKTGTGVVNVNGGTFTAAGEMRLGGSDANGAITASGTLNVTAGTATINGITLGRTNNSVASTPSGFVNVSGGTLNSQSFVLVGWQGNGATGTVTVNGGTFNVGTVTAASNMDIGTFGTAAGTVNVSSGALNLYNNSKVRFGAGAGNTGINTFTQSGGNVSFFSDAGTTSGGTGYLDMQVAGSGTYTYNLDGGTLTTPKVQSTANGGTRVFNFNGGTLKATTATTTFFDLNQTGSHRANVRNGGAIIDTNGVNVTVAEALVHSNVSGDNATDGGLTKKGTGTLTLTGVNSYTGTTTVQGGTLALGVSSTISNSLVLGTSGGATGVLDVTSKSAFTQSNISGRGTINIGAGKTLTADGNVGPGFSPGTLNVTGNLAYASTTITTLELAGNGGVAGTDSDYINVTGTFSLTGALNIVSYNGYDITQTGVYNLLDAGTFTGDFTSVSVGGNSLTYNLPTDDWTGTFGGTSYTFTEGTGVLSVVPEPASLLLGALGSLTLLARRRRA, encoded by the coding sequence ATGCGCCCCCAGATCTCCTCCCGACCGTTTCCCGTCCGGATTTTCCTTTCCGCCATCGCATTCGCGGGAATCTCGACCCAGCACGCCGGGGCTGCCGCCCAGACGTGGGTGGGCGACACCAGCACGGATTGGAATGATCCTCTCAATTGGACGACGGACGCGTTTCCAAGCGCCGGGAATGCCGTCATCAACACCAATACCGGTAACATCGCCACGATCACCGCGGACTCGGCTTTCACCCCGGTGGATATCGTTCTCGGAAGTGTCACCGGCACCAACGGCCGCGTGGACCATCGGGCGGGCACGTTGACGACCGGGCTCGGCAACTGGATGTATCTCGGCAATGCCGGGACCGCGACCGGCACCTACAACCTGGCGGACACTTCCACGACCGGAGCCGGCATCACTGGTTTCGGAACGGGCAGCGGCAGCCTGACGATCGGCGGAACGTCCACCACCAGCGGCCGCTTGCTCCTCGGCAACGGCGGGACGACGAACGGCGTGTTCAACATGAACACGACCGGCACCCTGACCACGAAGGACACCACCATCGGCATGCTGATCGGCACCAACGGCGGCGATGGCACGTTCAATCTCGAGAACGGCACGGTCAACACCGGCATCGTCTGGCTCGGCGACAACAACGTGGGCAGCGATGGTCTCATCCGCGTGTCGGGCGGCACATTCAATGGTACGAATCTTTATGCGGGCCGCAACGGCGGCAACGGTACGTTCACGATCACCGGCGGCTCCGCCAGCTTCACCGGCACCCAGTATTGGGTGGGCTACAAGACCGGCACCGGCGTGGTGAACGTGAACGGCGGCACGTTCACTGCCGCGGGTGAAATGCGTCTGGGCGGTTCCGATGCCAACGGCGCGATCACGGCCAGCGGCACGCTCAACGTCACCGCCGGCACCGCCACCATCAATGGCATCACGCTCGGCCGGACGAACAACAGCGTCGCCTCCACGCCCTCCGGCTTCGTCAATGTCAGTGGGGGCACCCTCAATTCCCAGAGCTTCGTGCTGGTGGGGTGGCAGGGCAACGGGGCCACCGGCACGGTCACGGTGAACGGCGGCACGTTCAATGTCGGCACGGTGACCGCCGCGTCGAACATGGACATCGGCACCTTCGGGACGGCCGCGGGCACGGTGAACGTGAGCAGCGGCGCGCTGAACCTCTACAACAACTCGAAGGTCCGCTTCGGCGCGGGCGCGGGGAACACCGGTATCAACACCTTCACCCAGAGCGGCGGCAACGTCTCGTTCTTCAGCGACGCGGGCACGACCTCCGGCGGCACCGGCTACCTCGACATGCAGGTGGCGGGCTCCGGCACCTACACCTACAATCTGGATGGTGGCACCTTGACCACGCCCAAGGTCCAGTCGACGGCGAACGGGGGCACGCGTGTGTTCAACTTCAACGGCGGCACGCTGAAAGCCACCACCGCGACCACGACCTTCTTCGATCTGAACCAGACCGGCAGCCATCGGGCGAACGTCCGCAACGGCGGTGCGATCATCGACACCAACGGCGTGAACGTCACGGTGGCGGAAGCCCTCGTCCACAGCAACGTCAGCGGCGACAATGCCACCGACGGCGGTCTCACCAAGAAGGGCACGGGCACGCTCACACTCACCGGTGTGAACAGCTACACCGGCACCACCACCGTGCAGGGCGGCACGCTCGCGCTCGGGGTGAGTTCGACCATCAGTAATTCCCTGGTGCTGGGCACGAGCGGCGGTGCCACCGGCGTGCTGGATGTCACGTCGAAATCCGCGTTCACCCAGAGCAATATTTCCGGTCGGGGAACGATCAATATCGGCGCAGGGAAGACCCTCACCGCGGATGGCAACGTCGGTCCGGGATTCAGCCCCGGCACCCTCAACGTCACGGGCAACCTGGCCTATGCTAGTACGACGATCACCACGCTGGAGCTGGCGGGGAACGGTGGAGTCGCGGGGACGGACTCGGACTACATCAATGTCACCGGCACCTTTTCGCTGACGGGGGCTCTCAACATCGTCAGCTACAACGGCTACGACATCACCCAGACGGGCGTTTACAACCTGCTCGACGCAGGCACGTTCACGGGCGACTTCACCTCGGTGAGCGTGGGTGGCAACAGCCTGACCTACAACCTGCCGACGGACGACTGGACCGGCACGTTCGGCGGGACGAGCTACACCTTCACCGAAGGGACCGGCGTGCTGAGTGTGGTGCCCGAGCCTGCCAGCCTGCTGCTCGGCGCGCTGGGTTCGTTGACGCTGCTGGCCCGCCGACGCCGGGCTTGA
- a CDS encoding site-2 protease family protein: MKWSIPIARIAGTVVKVHVTFLLLLAAVGMMFFANGGPAVAAGALVFTGALFLCVLLHEFGHIFAARAFGIRTPDVTLLPIGGLARLERIPERPVQELIVALAGPMVNVVIAAILIAILGMPDPNMPQTMDFSSAASLGQRLMVINVWLVVFNMIPAFPMDGGRVLRALLAMFLPYAKATAIAAAIGQMLAGLGVILALMWLHPMFFLIAVFIFFAARGENESVQTSEAMRDLTLADAMITDFHTLPLEGRLQDAADALIAGSQHDFPILAADGSLAGILTRGRLVEGLTHHGPDHPLADLILTDIPKVFPATPLKQAFEVLRSIPSEVLPVRDSREHAVVGLLSAENIGELLLLRHALAEWKTH; encoded by the coding sequence GTGAAATGGTCGATTCCCATCGCGAGGATCGCCGGCACGGTGGTGAAGGTCCACGTGACCTTCCTGCTGCTGCTCGCGGCGGTCGGCATGATGTTCTTCGCCAATGGAGGGCCCGCCGTGGCCGCCGGAGCACTGGTGTTCACCGGGGCGTTGTTCCTGTGCGTGCTGCTTCATGAGTTCGGCCACATCTTCGCGGCCCGGGCCTTCGGCATTCGCACCCCGGATGTCACCCTGCTCCCCATCGGCGGTCTGGCTCGCTTGGAGCGCATCCCGGAGCGCCCCGTCCAGGAACTCATCGTGGCCCTCGCCGGGCCCATGGTGAACGTGGTGATCGCCGCCATCCTGATCGCCATCCTCGGCATGCCGGACCCGAACATGCCCCAAACGATGGATTTCTCGTCCGCCGCGAGCCTCGGTCAGCGGCTGATGGTGATCAATGTCTGGCTGGTGGTCTTCAACATGATCCCGGCCTTTCCCATGGACGGTGGCCGGGTGCTGCGCGCCCTGCTGGCGATGTTCCTGCCCTACGCGAAGGCCACGGCGATCGCCGCCGCCATCGGGCAGATGCTGGCGGGCCTCGGAGTCATCCTCGCCCTGATGTGGCTGCACCCGATGTTTTTCCTGATCGCGGTCTTCATCTTCTTCGCGGCGCGGGGCGAAAACGAGTCGGTCCAGACCAGCGAGGCGATGCGCGACCTCACGCTCGCCGACGCGATGATCACCGATTTCCACACCCTGCCGCTCGAAGGTCGGCTGCAAGATGCCGCCGACGCCCTGATCGCGGGGTCCCAGCACGATTTCCCGATCCTCGCGGCGGATGGATCGCTGGCGGGCATTCTCACCCGTGGGCGTTTGGTCGAGGGGCTCACCCACCACGGTCCGGACCATCCGCTGGCGGACCTGATCCTGACGGACATCCCCAAGGTCTTCCCCGCCACCCCGTTGAAGCAGGCTTTCGAAGTGCTCCGCTCGATCCCGTCGGAGGTGCTACCGGTCCGGGACTCCCGCGAGCACGCCGTGGTGGGCCTGCTCAGCGCGGAAAACATCGGCGAGTTGCTCCTGCTCCGGCACGCACTAGCAGAATGGAAAACACATTAA